Below is a window of Mycolicibacterium chitae DNA.
CCGCGCCGGATTTCATCCCGACGACTGGGACAGCGCAGAAATCCTCGAACGCTGGACTAAGGAACTCTTCGACGCCGATGGTGGCCAACAAAGTGCGTAGTAACGTCTAGCTCGACCAGAGCCCGTCGCGGTCAAAGTCGGCCTTAAGCGAAGAACAATTCATGGGCTTCGCTCCGCGCTTCTTTCTACTGGCCGCTCGATGGTGCTCGATCACGTCGCGACCTACAGGAAGCTCCGGCCGAGGAACTCGGTGACGGCTGAGCCGAAGGCGTCGTTGTCGTCGCCGGCGATCATGTGTCCGGTGCCGGATACGTCGACGGTCTCGGCGTGGGGAACCAGTTGCTTGAACTCGTCGACGGTGGCTTGGGAGACCACGTCGGACAACAGGCCCCTTACGAGAAGTGTTGGGGCGCTGACCCGTCGGGCTCCGTCGAGCAGCAGGTGGCTGATTGCGTCGAATTGCTCCGTTCCCGTGGTCGATTCGTCGCGGAGGAAGTCGAAGTTGGAGTGAATGAATGCCGGGTCCCACCGCCAGATCCAGCGGCCGTCGTGACGCTGCCGTAGCACCTTCCGCAGGCCGTCGACGTCGGCCGGGCGCGAGCGATGGGGGTTGTACGCGGCGATCACCTCGGCGGCGTCGGAGAGGGTGCCAAAGCCATCGGGATGTGCGGCCATGAACGTC
It encodes the following:
- a CDS encoding alpha/beta fold hydrolase, which produces MTSAVQHRVRTQDGITLAADCYDHEDARPVVLLLHGGGQNRHAWSTSARRLHACGYTVVAYDTRGHGDSDWDPAGRYDIERLATDLLAVREHFSADTAPAVVGASLGGMTVLGTHLLTSGASWAAVVLVDVTPRLELQGARRVVTFMAAHPDGFGTLSDAAEVIAAYNPHRSRPADVDGLRKVLRQRHDGRWIWRWDPAFIHSNFDFLRDESTTGTEQFDAISHLLLDGARRVSAPTLLVRGLLSDVVSQATVDEFKQLVPHAETVDVSGTGHMIAGDDNDAFGSAVTEFLGRSFL